A stretch of Faecalibacterium duncaniae DNA encodes these proteins:
- a CDS encoding DUF561 domain-containing protein codes for MKLLNEILGTKYPIIQGGMANIATGEFAAACSNAGALGIIGAGGMNADTLRENIRRCKQLTDKPFGVNIMLMHPQADEFAQIVVEEGVQVVTTGAGNPGKYVPMWKAAGIKVIPVVAAAVLAKHLEKLGIDAVIAEGTESGGHVGEMATMALVPQVVDAVDLPVIAAGGIADGRQLAAALALGACGVQVGTCLLVSEECPIHENYKAALLNAKDSDTIVTGRIGGSPVRVLKNRMSREYVRQEKAGADKMELEKYTLGSLRRAVFEGNTSTGSLMAGQVAGMLHEVRPVADILDDLWNGGRQRIHALSEEC; via the coding sequence ATGAAACTTTTAAATGAAATTTTAGGCACAAAATACCCCATCATCCAGGGCGGCATGGCAAACATTGCCACCGGCGAGTTTGCCGCAGCCTGCTCCAATGCAGGTGCACTGGGCATCATCGGTGCGGGCGGCATGAATGCCGACACCCTGCGCGAAAATATCCGCCGGTGCAAGCAGCTCACAGACAAGCCCTTTGGCGTGAACATCATGCTGATGCACCCGCAGGCAGACGAGTTTGCCCAGATCGTTGTGGAGGAAGGCGTGCAGGTGGTCACCACCGGCGCAGGCAACCCGGGCAAATATGTTCCCATGTGGAAAGCGGCGGGCATCAAGGTGATCCCCGTGGTGGCTGCCGCTGTGCTGGCAAAGCATCTGGAGAAGCTGGGCATCGATGCCGTGATCGCCGAAGGGACCGAGAGCGGCGGCCATGTGGGCGAGATGGCCACCATGGCACTGGTGCCGCAGGTGGTGGACGCAGTGGATCTGCCCGTCATTGCGGCGGGCGGCATTGCCGACGGCCGTCAGCTGGCAGCCGCCCTTGCGCTGGGTGCCTGCGGCGTGCAGGTGGGCACCTGCCTGCTGGTGAGCGAGGAGTGCCCCATCCACGAAAACTACAAGGCTGCCCTGCTCAATGCCAAGGACAGCGATACCATCGTGACCGGACGCATCGGCGGTTCCCCGGTCCGGGTGCTGAAAAACCGGATGAGCCGTGAATATGTCCGGCAGGAAAAGGCCGGTGCCGATAAGATGGAGCTGGAAAAGTACACCCTGGGCAGTCTGCGCCGGGCCGTGTTTGAAGGCAACACCTCCACCGGCAGTCTGATGGCCGGTCAGGTGGCCGGAATGCTCCACGAGGTGCGCCCTGTGGCGGACATTCTGGATGACCTGTGGAACGGCGGGAGGCAGCGTATCCACGCGCTGAGCGAGGAATGCTGA
- the acpP gene encoding acyl carrier protein, which produces MTFEEMKKIVVDTLNCEEDKVTMEASLTEDLEADSLDAVELNMALEDACGVSIPDEELAKLKTVGDIYNYITAHI; this is translated from the coding sequence ATGACGTTTGAAGAAATGAAGAAGATCGTTGTTGACACCCTGAACTGCGAGGAGGACAAGGTGACCATGGAGGCCAGCCTGACCGAGGATCTGGAGGCCGACAGCCTGGATGCCGTGGAGCTGAACATGGCGCTGGAGGATGCCTGCGGTGTGTCCATCCCGGACGAGGAGCTGGCAAAGCTCAAGACCGTGGGTGACATCTACAACTACATCACCGCACATATCTGA
- a CDS encoding NAD(P)H-dependent flavin oxidoreductase, which translates to MLTLGKKVLSVPILQGGMGVGVSLGGLAGAVAACGGMGCISTADAGYREPDFARDPASANHRALTAEIRKAKQIANGAGMVAINAMVATQDYAAAIRTAVEAGVDAVVSGAGLPLELPGLVNTMEVAIAPIVSSGRAAKLILRRWAKEFGRTADFVVIEGCKAGGHLGFAEQDLFSGSCQTLDEILPEVLAEVKPYEAQFGHSIPVFVAGGVYTGADLAHFTRLGAAGVQLATRFITTYECDASQGYKDVLLNAGSEDVRIIHSPVGMPGRALNTPLVQAMAEGRRFPPRHCARCLKTCDPAKVPYCITHALIEAVKGNLEEGLFFCGANVGRLDRMYTVRELMDELVTEWRQNR; encoded by the coding sequence ATGCTGACGCTCGGAAAGAAAGTCCTGTCTGTGCCCATCCTGCAGGGCGGCATGGGCGTGGGCGTTTCTCTGGGCGGGCTGGCCGGTGCCGTGGCGGCCTGCGGCGGCATGGGGTGCATCTCCACCGCCGATGCAGGCTACCGGGAGCCGGACTTTGCCCGTGACCCGGCCAGCGCCAACCACCGCGCCCTGACCGCTGAGATCCGGAAAGCAAAGCAGATCGCAAACGGTGCCGGTATGGTGGCCATCAATGCAATGGTGGCCACGCAGGACTACGCCGCCGCCATCCGCACCGCGGTGGAAGCGGGCGTGGACGCTGTGGTGTCCGGCGCGGGTCTGCCGCTGGAGCTGCCCGGCCTTGTGAACACGATGGAGGTCGCCATCGCGCCCATCGTTTCCAGCGGACGGGCGGCAAAGCTCATCCTGCGCCGCTGGGCCAAGGAGTTCGGCCGCACCGCTGATTTTGTGGTCATTGAGGGCTGCAAGGCAGGCGGTCATCTCGGCTTTGCGGAGCAGGACCTGTTCTCCGGAAGCTGCCAGACGCTGGATGAGATCCTGCCGGAGGTGCTGGCCGAGGTAAAGCCCTATGAGGCGCAGTTCGGCCACAGCATCCCCGTGTTTGTGGCGGGCGGCGTGTACACCGGGGCCGATCTGGCTCACTTTACCAGACTGGGTGCCGCAGGCGTTCAGCTTGCCACCCGCTTTATCACCACCTACGAATGCGATGCATCCCAGGGGTACAAGGACGTTCTGCTGAATGCAGGTTCTGAGGATGTGCGCATCATCCACAGCCCGGTCGGGATGCCGGGCCGGGCGCTGAACACGCCGCTGGTGCAGGCCATGGCGGAGGGCAGACGCTTCCCGCCCCGGCACTGTGCCCGCTGCCTGAAGACCTGCGACCCCGCCAAGGTGCCCTACTGCATCACCCATGCACTGATCGAAGCGGTCAAGGGCAACCTGGAGGAAGGACTTTTCTTCTGCGGGGCCAATGTGGGCAGGCTGGACCGGATGTACACTGTCCGTGAGCTGATGGATGAACTTGTGACCGAATGGAGGCAAAACCGATGA
- a CDS encoding beta-ketoacyl-ACP synthase 3 has translation MNGLQLIATGGALPGRTITNDALSRMVDTSDAWITSRTGIRTRHWCTEDESAATLAIAAARQALDRSGLAPADIACCVCATLSAPDATPSVACQVQAALGLPENRPALDINAACSGFLYGMAVARGMLTTLGGQYALVIGCEALSRLMDPTDRSTCVLFGDGAGAAIFRLADTPFALTLGARGSDVLHAGGPSREGSAPITMDGKAVFRFAVDALPKCLHTVLDETRLTLDDLSWVVCHQANSRIIDHCIKALQADPAKFYKNMDRHGNTSAASIPVALNELAESGQLTPGRPLACIGFGGGLTWGGAILQYKE, from the coding sequence ATGAATGGTTTACAGCTGATCGCCACCGGCGGGGCACTTCCCGGACGGACGATCACCAATGACGCGCTGAGCCGCATGGTGGACACCAGTGACGCATGGATCACCAGCCGCACCGGCATCCGCACCCGGCACTGGTGCACCGAGGACGAATCTGCCGCCACGCTGGCCATTGCGGCCGCGCGGCAGGCCCTTGACCGCAGCGGCCTTGCCCCGGCGGACATTGCCTGCTGTGTCTGCGCGACCCTTTCTGCCCCGGATGCCACCCCCAGCGTGGCCTGTCAGGTACAGGCGGCACTGGGCCTGCCCGAAAATCGGCCCGCGCTGGACATCAACGCGGCCTGTTCCGGTTTTCTCTATGGCATGGCCGTGGCGCGGGGGATGCTGACGACTCTGGGCGGGCAGTATGCCCTTGTCATCGGGTGCGAAGCACTTTCCCGCCTGATGGACCCCACCGACCGCTCCACCTGTGTGTTGTTCGGCGACGGGGCCGGAGCCGCTATTTTCCGGCTGGCAGATACCCCCTTTGCGTTGACGCTGGGGGCACGCGGCAGCGATGTCCTCCATGCGGGCGGGCCGAGCCGGGAAGGCTCTGCCCCCATCACCATGGACGGCAAGGCGGTGTTCCGCTTTGCCGTGGATGCCCTGCCCAAGTGCCTGCACACGGTGCTGGACGAGACCCGGCTGACCCTCGACGATCTGTCGTGGGTGGTCTGCCATCAGGCCAACAGCCGCATCATCGACCACTGCATCAAGGCTCTGCAGGCCGACCCGGCAAAATTTTATAAGAACATGGATCGCCACGGCAACACCAGCGCCGCCAGCATTCCGGTCGCCCTCAACGAGCTGGCCGAGAGCGGGCAGTTGACCCCGGGCAGACCGCTGGCCTGCATCGGCTTTGGCGGCGGCCTGACCTGGGGCGGCGCGATCCTGCAATACAAAGAGTGA
- a CDS encoding acetyl-CoA carboxylase carboxyltransferase subunit alpha encodes MIKDILEQLAPLDAQIAALKGSGSDMEAITAHASELAELAVEEDEILRSCGPLTAEDRVFLARHPERPHIDETISALFTDFFEQRGDRQCKEDAAILGGVARFHGMPVTVIGHRKGSTLEENLACNFGMPGPEGYRKALRLMKQAEKFGRPIITFIDTPGAYPGKDAEERGQGEAIARNLMEMSGLTVPVIAVVTGEGSSGGALALGVANHILMLENAVYSVLSPEGFASILWKDSSRSGEACEMMKLTAQDLYRGGIVEEVIPEPVGGAQRCHAALFERMDAALRAHLKELCRMSDRQLADQRYKKYRQIGETRNA; translated from the coding sequence ATGATAAAAGATATTTTGGAGCAGCTGGCCCCGCTGGACGCACAGATCGCCGCGCTGAAGGGCAGCGGCAGTGACATGGAGGCCATCACCGCCCATGCGTCCGAACTGGCAGAGCTGGCGGTGGAAGAGGACGAGATTCTGCGCTCCTGCGGCCCGCTGACTGCCGAGGATCGGGTCTTTCTGGCCCGTCACCCGGAGCGTCCGCACATCGACGAGACGATCTCTGCCCTGTTCACGGATTTCTTCGAGCAGCGCGGCGACCGGCAGTGCAAGGAGGACGCGGCCATTCTGGGCGGCGTGGCCCGTTTCCACGGGATGCCGGTGACGGTCATCGGCCACCGCAAGGGCTCCACGCTGGAGGAAAATCTGGCCTGCAACTTTGGAATGCCGGGGCCGGAGGGTTACCGCAAGGCTCTGCGCCTGATGAAGCAGGCTGAAAAATTCGGCCGCCCCATCATCACCTTTATCGACACGCCGGGCGCTTACCCCGGCAAGGATGCCGAGGAGCGGGGGCAGGGCGAGGCCATTGCCCGGAATCTGATGGAGATGAGCGGCCTGACGGTACCGGTCATCGCCGTGGTCACCGGCGAGGGCTCCTCCGGCGGCGCGCTGGCACTGGGTGTGGCCAACCACATCCTCATGCTGGAAAACGCGGTCTACTCCGTGCTGAGCCCCGAGGGCTTTGCCAGCATCCTGTGGAAGGACTCCTCCCGCAGCGGCGAGGCCTGTGAGATGATGAAGCTGACGGCGCAGGATCTGTACCGCGGCGGCATCGTGGAAGAAGTGATCCCGGAGCCGGTGGGCGGTGCCCAGCGCTGCCACGCGGCCCTGTTTGAGCGCATGGATGCCGCTCTGCGCGCCCACCTGAAAGAACTGTGCCGCATGAGCGACCGGCAGCTGGCCGATCAGCGCTATAAAAAGTACCGCCAGATCGGAGAAACGAGGAACGCATGA
- the accD gene encoding acetyl-CoA carboxylase, carboxyltransferase subunit beta, with product MNDIRDLLPNRMRERTFQLKAKRDAGAVWHEPQFVECKQCGRRAARTLWARSLYVCPNCGYHMPIGGYYRLSLVLDHGSFRELDADLDPQDVLNFPGYGEKLAAAQNKTGLHEAAVTAVGRIGGVACVAAVLDSRFFMGSMSTAVGEKITRAVEYATAKRLPLVIFSASGGARMQEGIFSLMQMAKTSAAIQRFSAKGGLYVSVLTHPTTGGVTASFASLGDIMLAEPGALIGFAGPRVIEQTIGEKLPAGFQRSEFQMEHGFVDQVVPRSQLRDTLIQVLQLHAGGKHE from the coding sequence ATGAATGATATCCGAGATCTGCTCCCCAACCGGATGCGGGAGCGCACTTTCCAGCTGAAGGCCAAGCGGGATGCCGGAGCTGTCTGGCACGAGCCGCAGTTTGTGGAGTGCAAGCAGTGCGGCCGCCGCGCTGCCCGCACCCTGTGGGCCAGAAGCCTGTATGTCTGCCCCAACTGCGGCTATCACATGCCCATTGGCGGGTATTACCGGCTCAGTCTGGTGCTGGATCACGGCAGCTTCCGGGAACTGGACGCTGACCTTGATCCGCAGGATGTGCTGAACTTCCCCGGATACGGGGAAAAGCTTGCCGCCGCCCAGAACAAGACCGGCCTGCACGAGGCTGCTGTCACCGCCGTCGGCCGCATTGGCGGCGTGGCCTGTGTGGCAGCCGTGTTGGACAGCCGGTTCTTTATGGGCAGCATGAGCACGGCTGTGGGCGAGAAGATCACCCGCGCCGTGGAGTACGCCACCGCCAAGCGCCTGCCTCTGGTCATCTTTTCGGCCAGCGGCGGCGCGCGGATGCAGGAGGGCATTTTCAGCCTGATGCAGATGGCCAAGACCAGCGCCGCCATCCAGCGCTTTTCGGCAAAGGGCGGGCTGTACGTCAGCGTGCTGACCCACCCCACCACCGGCGGCGTGACCGCCAGCTTTGCAAGCCTGGGCGATATCATGCTGGCCGAACCGGGGGCACTCATCGGCTTTGCCGGCCCCCGTGTCATTGAGCAGACCATCGGTGAAAAACTGCCCGCCGGGTTCCAGCGCAGCGAATTCCAGATGGAACACGGCTTTGTAGATCAGGTGGTGCCCCGCAGTCAGCTGCGGGATACGCTGATCCAGGTCCTGCAGCTTCATGCCGGAGGGAAACACGAATGA